A genomic region of Fundulus heteroclitus isolate FHET01 unplaced genomic scaffold, MU-UCD_Fhet_4.1 scaffold_71, whole genome shotgun sequence contains the following coding sequences:
- the LOC118561760 gene encoding Fc receptor-like protein 5 produces the protein MEETSLLWLICKYTTGFTLRSRSQFFKLDSVSLSCEEDNSSAGWTVRRNTTRRTRTQCGDGWGKPAGSTCTISSLYKHDSGVYWCESREGAASSSIQLTVTGGSVILQSPVLPVMEGDDVTLSCHTKTAPSNLPAAFYKDGSFIRTEPAGHMTLHHVTSSDEGLYRCSISGHGESPSSRISVSAPPTSEATPSTSASLQVRLVCHLVVFCPYFISTLLLVSLYQHKVSGSDVPVSPAMTPPIQAEQRLNDVCDEGTEHYI, from the exons ATGGAGGAAACATCTCTACTGTGGCTGATCTGTAAGTACACGACTGGTTTTACTCTGCG cagcagatctcagttctttaaactagactctgtgtctctgagctgtgaggaggacaacagctctgctggatggactgTGAGGAGGAACACAACCAGAAGAACCAGGACTCAGTGTGGAGATGGATGGGGGAAACCAGCTGGTTCTACCTGTACCATCAGCAGCCTCTACAAACATGACAGTGGGGTTTACTGGTGTGAGTCcagagagggagcagccagcagcagcatccagctcactgtcactg gtggatcagtgatcctgcagagtcctgtcctccctgtgatggagggagatgacgtcactctgagctgtcacacaaagaccgctccctccaacctcccagctgctttctataaagatggctccttcatcaggactgagcctgcaggtcacatgaccctccaccatgtgaccagctctgatgaaggcctctacagGTGTAGCATAAGTGGtcatggagagtctccatccagcaggatctctgtctcag CTCCACCCACCAGTGAAGCTACACCTTCTACCTCAGCCTCCCTCCAGGTCAGGCTGGTCTGCCACCTGGTGGTCTTCTGTCCGTACTTCATCTCCACTCTCCTCCTGGTGTCTCTATATCAGCACAAAGTCTCAG gaagtgatgtgCCAGTGTCTCCGGCAATGACTCCACCCATCCAGGCTGAGCAGAGATTGAATGATGTTTGTGATGAAGGGACAGAGCATTATatctga
- the LOC118561764 gene encoding Fc receptor-like protein 5 produces the protein MEGTSVHRLLALISLLSCSTNQAALTVSPSRSQFFRGDSVSLSCEEDNSSAGWAVRRNTTRETRTQCGDGWGTPAGSTCTISSLFIEDSGDYWCESREGAASSSIQLTVTGGSVILQSPVLPVMEGDDVTLSCLTKTAPSNLPAAFSKDGSFIRNEPAGHMTLHHVTSSDEGLYRCSISAHGESPSSRISVSGQQLHYSLT, from the exons ATGGAGGGAACATCTGTCCACAGGCTGCTGG ctctcatctctctgctgagctgctCAACAAACCAAG ctgctctgactgtgagtcccagcagatctcagttctTTAGAGGggactctgtgtctctgagctgtgaggaggacaacagctctgctggatggGCTGTGAGGAGGAACACAACCAGAGAGACCAGGACTCAGTGTGGAGATGGATGGGGGACACCAGCTGGTTCTACCTGTACCATCAGCAGCCTCTTCATAGAGGACAGTGGAGATTACTGGTGTGAGTCcagagagggagcagccagcagcagcatccagctcactgtcactg gtggatcagtgatcctgcagagtcctgtcctccctgtgatggagggagatgacgtcactctgagctgtctcacaaagaccgctccctccaacctcccagctgctttctcTAAAGATGGCTCCTTCATCAGGAAtgagcctgcaggtcacatgaccctccaccatgtgaccagctctgatgaaggcctctacaggtgtagcatcagcgctcatggagagtctccatccagcaggatctctgtctcaggtcagcAGCTTCACTATAGTTTAACATGA